The following coding sequences are from one Phycisphaeraceae bacterium window:
- a CDS encoding SDR family NAD(P)-dependent oxidoreductase codes for MAIDLAGKPIAITGASSGIGAATAIACAKAGMPVALSARREDKLREVVDRITSAGGKAICVPGDVTDPDDCRRLIDECVARFGSIYAVYANAGYGLERPVLEMTDAEIRAMFETNFFGSLNVIRPAVARMLASPEPPGGRGPRGHVLLCSSCVAKMPLPYYAVYSATKAAQNHIGRSMNLELRPRGIQVSTVHPVGTRTEFFDQVKTRSGSAKLVEHSPDIFMQSPDRVARATLRCLRRPRAEVWTSTAIRLGMAVCTAFPGIEDAVLRRMVTKRLRNHANAATQAQAPR; via the coding sequence TTGGCCATCGATCTCGCCGGAAAGCCCATCGCCATCACCGGTGCTTCGAGCGGCATCGGTGCCGCCACCGCCATCGCGTGCGCCAAGGCCGGGATGCCCGTGGCCCTCTCCGCCCGTCGGGAGGACAAACTCCGCGAGGTCGTCGACCGCATCACGAGCGCCGGTGGCAAAGCTATCTGCGTCCCGGGAGACGTCACGGACCCCGACGACTGCCGCCGCCTGATCGACGAGTGCGTCGCACGCTTCGGCTCCATCTACGCGGTCTACGCCAACGCCGGGTACGGCCTCGAGCGTCCCGTCCTCGAGATGACCGACGCAGAAATCCGCGCGATGTTCGAGACCAACTTCTTCGGCTCGCTCAACGTCATCCGCCCCGCCGTCGCCCGCATGCTCGCCAGCCCTGAACCGCCCGGCGGGCGGGGACCGCGGGGGCACGTGCTGCTGTGCTCCTCGTGCGTCGCCAAGATGCCGCTTCCGTACTACGCGGTCTACTCCGCGACCAAGGCCGCGCAGAACCACATCGGGCGGTCCATGAACCTGGAACTTCGGCCGCGGGGGATCCAGGTTTCCACGGTGCACCCCGTGGGCACGCGGACCGAGTTCTTCGACCAGGTGAAGACCCGCAGCGGCAGCGCCAAGCTTGTCGAGCACTCGCCCGACATCTTCATGCAGAGCCCCGACCGCGTCGCCCGCGCCACGCTCCGGTGCCTACGGCGGCCGCGCGCCGAAGTGTGGACCAGCACCGCGATCCGGCTGGGCATGGCGGTGTGCACCGCGTTCCCGGGCATCGAGGACGCCGTGCTGCGCCGCATGGTGACCAAGCGGCTCCGCAACCACGCCAACGCGGCGACCCAGGCCCAGGCGCCGCGCTGA
- the kdsA gene encoding 3-deoxy-8-phosphooctulonate synthase: MARLCRAGSVEIGEGRPLAIIAGPCVLESIELGLEVGRVVKAACDSAGLAYVFKASFDKANRSSINSARGPGLEQGLKWMAAIRRELGVPVTTDIHEINQAEPAAEAGVDLLQIPAFLCRQTDLLVAAGRSAAKHGRGVNIKKGQFLSPGEMVGPVEKLAEAGCTNVMLTERGTFFGYGRLVNDFIGVAELMSLGLDGGSPPVCFDCTHSTQRPGGWEGGAKVTGGAKPGMAAMLARAATAAGVHALFLECHPEPSKALSDAATMMRLADVPAVLRSVAAVRRAIGPVGAA; this comes from the coding sequence ATGGCGAGGCTGTGCCGTGCTGGCAGCGTGGAGATCGGGGAGGGGCGGCCGCTGGCGATCATCGCCGGGCCGTGTGTCCTTGAGAGCATCGAACTCGGGCTCGAGGTCGGGCGCGTGGTAAAGGCCGCGTGCGACAGCGCGGGGCTCGCGTACGTCTTCAAGGCGTCGTTCGACAAGGCAAACCGCTCGTCGATCAACTCGGCCCGAGGCCCGGGGCTTGAGCAGGGCCTGAAGTGGATGGCGGCGATCCGGCGCGAACTGGGCGTCCCGGTCACCACGGACATCCACGAGATCAACCAGGCCGAGCCCGCGGCGGAAGCGGGCGTGGACCTCCTCCAGATTCCTGCGTTCCTGTGCCGGCAGACCGACCTTCTGGTAGCCGCGGGACGCTCCGCCGCGAAGCATGGGCGAGGGGTCAATATCAAGAAGGGGCAGTTCCTGTCGCCCGGCGAGATGGTCGGACCGGTCGAGAAACTGGCCGAGGCAGGGTGCACGAACGTCATGCTCACAGAGCGGGGGACGTTCTTCGGCTACGGCCGGCTGGTGAACGACTTCATCGGCGTCGCCGAGCTGATGAGCCTGGGGCTTGACGGCGGGAGCCCGCCGGTGTGCTTTGATTGCACGCACTCGACGCAGCGGCCGGGCGGCTGGGAGGGGGGCGCGAAGGTCACGGGCGGGGCCAAGCCGGGGATGGCGGCGATGCTCGCGCGCGCCGCGACCGCCGCGGGCGTCCATGCGCTGTTCCTCGAATGCCATCCCGAGCCGTCGAAGGCGCTCAGCGACGCAGCGACCATGATGCGGCTTGCGGACGTGCCCGCGGTGCTGCGGTCGGTCGCCGCGGTGCGGAGAGCCATCGGGCCGGTCGGCGCGGCGTGA
- a CDS encoding 4Fe-4S binding protein: MGQASNQQHDAGVCESKRGVVMSLPVVQSMHVGGHGTKIRRSRASWWRAGALILLNVLMAAHIIVWWLSGMSDGVRETISPIEPSESMYTIETGAINAGFIFFVSAIVATLVFGRYVCGWGCHIVALQDLCSWMMEKVGLRPRAWRSRLLMLAPLVLAMYMFVWPTFRRLVLRDLIVGRDHWASFAPWIGEAHDFPGWSSGLIVEDFWKTFPPWYVAIPFLFVCGFAIVYFLGSKGFCTYGCPYGGFFAPADLVAPGKIRVTDACEGCGHCTAVCTSNVRVHEEVRDFGMVVDPGCMKCMDCVSVCPNDALYFGFGAPTVMARPRDEAATKRLAAKKANPRQWDTTRREDIVFGLVFLLLFFGFRQMFNMVPLLMAMGLAGIGTYLAWTLWRLLRLDNVRLHSWQLKYKGSLARAGVVFVLIAVVFLGAGAWGGAVRASLFAAGLKGLEVEQAGIGAAEAMAPGFKAPEDVKRSAAKALALYRRADAPDAGGWGWRLGPDDLLKTAYLELIAGRKDRAERDLLRIMQHGRPTDVLVSELGSLMRSRGASEAEVTGVFESTLAAQPQLNGLRAALATNYARSGRVDDAVRLYDEAIVLRPGDPVTKKDAGMLLAQVGQRERGIALLDEAAALAYGHRFRRSAETLRQISRALGLVGETDKSRKALSHAIDIALAEAERSPRNPELAAQVGTLYAEAGDAEKAGQWTSRAQELLAEWPRNAPSSTRPPAEH; the protein is encoded by the coding sequence ATGGGTCAAGCGTCCAACCAACAACACGATGCTGGAGTCTGCGAATCCAAGCGCGGCGTGGTGATGTCGCTGCCCGTGGTGCAGAGCATGCACGTGGGCGGGCACGGCACGAAGATCCGCCGGTCCAGGGCGTCGTGGTGGCGGGCCGGCGCGCTGATCCTGCTCAACGTGCTGATGGCGGCCCACATTATCGTGTGGTGGCTCTCGGGGATGAGCGACGGGGTGCGGGAGACGATCTCCCCGATCGAGCCGAGCGAGTCGATGTACACCATCGAGACGGGCGCGATCAACGCCGGGTTCATCTTCTTCGTCTCGGCCATTGTCGCGACGCTGGTCTTCGGGCGGTACGTCTGCGGGTGGGGGTGCCACATCGTGGCGCTGCAGGACCTGTGCTCGTGGATGATGGAGAAGGTCGGCCTCCGGCCGCGGGCGTGGCGGTCGCGGCTGCTGATGCTGGCGCCCCTGGTGCTCGCGATGTACATGTTCGTCTGGCCCACCTTCCGGCGGCTGGTCCTGCGCGACCTGATCGTGGGGCGAGATCACTGGGCCTCGTTCGCCCCCTGGATCGGCGAGGCGCACGACTTCCCGGGGTGGTCGAGCGGGCTGATCGTCGAGGACTTCTGGAAGACCTTCCCGCCGTGGTATGTCGCGATCCCCTTCCTGTTTGTGTGCGGGTTCGCGATCGTGTATTTCCTGGGCTCCAAGGGGTTCTGCACGTACGGCTGTCCGTACGGCGGCTTCTTCGCGCCCGCCGACCTTGTCGCGCCGGGGAAGATCCGCGTCACGGACGCGTGCGAGGGGTGCGGGCACTGCACGGCGGTGTGCACCAGCAACGTGCGCGTGCACGAGGAGGTCCGCGACTTTGGGATGGTCGTGGACCCTGGGTGCATGAAGTGCATGGACTGCGTCAGCGTCTGCCCCAACGACGCGCTGTACTTCGGTTTTGGCGCGCCGACCGTCATGGCCAGACCCCGCGACGAAGCCGCGACGAAACGGCTGGCCGCGAAGAAGGCCAACCCGCGCCAGTGGGACACGACGCGCCGCGAGGACATTGTCTTCGGCCTCGTGTTCCTGCTGTTGTTCTTCGGGTTCCGGCAGATGTTCAACATGGTGCCGCTGCTCATGGCGATGGGGCTCGCGGGCATCGGGACCTACCTCGCGTGGACGCTCTGGCGGCTTCTGAGGCTGGACAATGTGCGCCTGCACTCGTGGCAACTCAAGTACAAGGGGAGCCTGGCGCGGGCCGGGGTCGTGTTCGTGCTGATCGCGGTCGTGTTTCTGGGCGCGGGGGCGTGGGGCGGGGCGGTCCGCGCGAGTCTCTTCGCGGCGGGCCTCAAAGGCCTGGAAGTTGAACAAGCGGGGATCGGCGCAGCGGAGGCCATGGCGCCGGGCTTCAAGGCGCCGGAGGACGTGAAGCGAAGCGCCGCAAAGGCCCTGGCGCTCTACCGCCGGGCGGATGCGCCCGACGCCGGCGGCTGGGGGTGGCGGCTGGGGCCCGACGACCTGCTCAAGACGGCCTACCTGGAGCTGATCGCCGGGCGGAAGGACCGCGCCGAGCGCGACCTGCTCCGCATCATGCAGCACGGGCGACCGACCGACGTCCTCGTGAGCGAGCTCGGATCATTGATGCGATCGCGCGGCGCCAGCGAGGCCGAGGTGACTGGCGTCTTCGAGTCGACGCTCGCCGCGCAGCCGCAACTCAACGGGCTGAGAGCCGCGCTGGCGACCAACTACGCCCGCAGCGGCCGGGTCGATGACGCCGTGCGGCTGTATGACGAGGCGATCGTTCTGCGGCCCGGGGATCCGGTGACGAAGAAGGACGCCGGCATGCTGCTGGCGCAGGTGGGGCAGCGGGAACGCGGCATCGCGCTGCTGGACGAGGCGGCCGCGCTCGCGTACGGGCACCGGTTCCGACGGAGCGCGGAGACGCTGCGTCAGATCTCCCGCGCCCTGGGGCTCGTGGGCGAGACGGACAAGTCCAGGAAGGCCCTGTCTCACGCGATCGACATCGCGCTCGCGGAGGCCGAGCGGTCCCCCCGCAACCCCGAACTGGCGGCGCAGGTGGGCACGCTGTACGCCGAGGCTGGCGATGCGGAGAAGGCCGGCCAGTGGACCTCGCGAGCGCAAGAGTTGCTGGCGGAGTGGCCGAGGAACGCCCCGTCTTCGACGCGGCCGCCCGCCGAGCACTGA